Proteins encoded together in one Cyanobium sp. WAJ14-Wanaka window:
- a CDS encoding DUF427 domain-containing protein, with the protein MQAQWNGQVIATSDDIVSVDGNAYFPLDSIEPACLRPSDHTSVCGWKGTANYYDVVAGGEVNANAAWYYADPKEAAKEIKGRVAFWKGVKVS; encoded by the coding sequence ATGCAAGCCCAGTGGAATGGCCAGGTGATTGCCACCAGCGACGACATCGTCAGCGTCGACGGCAACGCCTATTTCCCCTTGGATTCAATTGAACCTGCCTGCCTGCGCCCCTCGGATCACACCTCGGTCTGTGGCTGGAAGGGCACTGCCAACTACTACGACGTGGTGGCAGGTGGCGAGGTGAATGCCAATGCGGCCTGGTACTACGCCGATCCCAAGGAGGCGGCAAAGGAGATCAAGGGCCGAGTGGCCTTCTGGAAGGGCGTCAAGGTCAGCTAG
- a CDS encoding Hepatitis C virus core protein, translating into MPPHPSGYLTLAWLGLIGNGLTIPLAVALILLDPTWRTANIAVGAGAVLPIAALGLVASIALLKWRPWGQILAIVALSLDLAVGVPYGIVRMVLLHQDRGPTAVLSALLWGASAAALIYWCRPSIRRYLS; encoded by the coding sequence ATGCCCCCGCATCCCAGCGGTTATCTAACCCTGGCCTGGCTTGGCCTGATCGGCAACGGTCTGACCATTCCCCTGGCGGTTGCCTTGATTCTGCTTGATCCCACCTGGCGGACCGCCAATATCGCCGTGGGAGCAGGGGCCGTGCTGCCGATCGCCGCCCTAGGCCTGGTGGCCAGCATTGCCCTATTGAAGTGGCGCCCCTGGGGCCAAATCCTGGCAATTGTGGCCCTATCCCTCGATTTAGCTGTGGGCGTGCCCTACGGAATTGTGCGCATGGTCCTGCTGCATCAAGACCGGGGCCCCACGGCCGTGCTCTCGGCCCTGCTCTGGGGCGCCAGCGCCGCGGCCCTGATCTATTGGTGCCGGCCCAGCATCAGGCGCTACCTCAGCTGA
- the arsS gene encoding arsenosugar biosynthesis radical SAM (seleno)protein ArsS (Some members of this family are selenoproteins.), translating to MLTAPFPALGRDSLTTLQVNLGYRCNQACSHCHVNAGPTRTEMMDPATLALIPQVLAARGITSLDLTGGAPELHPQFRELVAGVRSMGVAVIDRCNLTILSEPGQEDLAVFLAEQGVTVVASLPCYLEDNVDRQRGQGVFGRSITGLQELNALGFGRDGSGLELHLVFNPQGPTLPPDQATLEADYRRVLAERYGLVFNQLFALANMPIQRFAAVLDQAGQLEAYRQLLHRSHRPENLGSVMCRQLISVDWQGRLFDCDFNQQLALGMLGQVQHLRDLLARDPSGDAIAVADHCFGCTAGSGSSCGGALTV from the coding sequence ATCTTGACTGCGCCCTTCCCGGCCCTGGGCCGTGATTCCCTAACCACCCTGCAGGTGAACCTGGGCTATCGCTGCAACCAGGCCTGCAGCCACTGCCATGTGAATGCGGGCCCCACCCGCACCGAAATGATGGATCCGGCCACCCTGGCCCTGATCCCCCAGGTGCTGGCGGCGCGAGGCATCACCAGCCTTGATCTCACCGGTGGGGCCCCGGAGCTCCATCCCCAGTTCCGGGAGTTGGTGGCCGGGGTGCGTTCGATGGGGGTGGCCGTGATCGATCGCTGCAACCTGACGATCCTCAGCGAGCCAGGCCAGGAGGATTTGGCGGTATTTCTGGCTGAGCAGGGCGTCACCGTGGTGGCCTCCCTTCCCTGCTACCTGGAGGACAACGTCGATCGCCAACGGGGCCAGGGCGTGTTTGGGCGCAGCATTACCGGCTTGCAGGAGCTCAATGCCCTCGGCTTTGGCCGCGATGGCTCGGGGCTGGAGCTCCACCTGGTCTTCAATCCCCAGGGGCCAACCCTTCCCCCGGACCAGGCGACCCTGGAGGCCGACTACCGGCGGGTGCTGGCCGAGCGCTACGGCCTGGTCTTCAACCAGCTCTTCGCCCTGGCAAACATGCCAATCCAGCGCTTTGCTGCGGTTTTAGATCAGGCCGGCCAGCTGGAGGCCTACCGCCAATTGCTGCACCGGAGCCATCGGCCTGAAAACCTTGGCTCCGTGATGTGTCGTCAGCTGATCAGCGTCGATTGGCAGGGCCGGCTTTTTGACTGTGATTTCAACCAGCAGCTGGCCCTTGGCATGCTCGGCCAGGTGCAACACCTGCGCGACCTCCTGGCCCGGGACCCCAGCGGGGATGCGATTGCGGTGGCTGACCATTGCTTTGGCTGCACCGCCGGCAGTGGTTCCAGTTGTGGTGGAGCACTCACGGTTTAG
- a CDS encoding methyltransferase domain-containing protein: protein MQSAVQEYYGSTLKGTADLRTSACCDATSVPAALKPLLAQIHPEVLSRYYGCGLVAPPLLEGCRVLDLGCGSGRDVYLLAQLVGPSGEVVGVDMTPEQLAIARTHQDFHAGQFGFANMRFLEGRIEQLEQLDLEPESFDVVISNCVVNLSTDKLAVLAGVRRLLKPGGEFYFADVYADRRVPGPLQQDPVLYGECLSGALYWNDFLRLARQAGFPDPRLVADRPLAINDPELQAKTGLLNFFSATYRLFRIEGLEDACEDHGQAVIYRGSLPDQPHQLAFDKHHLIDADRVFPVCGNTFRMLQESRLAPHFSFIGDASRHFGLFPGCGGSMPFDSTAAGAGAAADAGACC, encoded by the coding sequence ATGCAGAGCGCTGTTCAGGAGTACTACGGCTCCACCTTGAAGGGCACCGCTGACTTGCGCACCAGCGCCTGCTGCGATGCCACCAGCGTGCCCGCTGCCCTCAAGCCCCTGCTGGCCCAGATCCATCCGGAGGTGCTCTCCCGCTACTACGGCTGCGGCCTGGTGGCCCCGCCCCTGTTGGAGGGCTGTCGGGTGCTGGATCTGGGCTGCGGCAGTGGCCGTGATGTCTACCTGCTGGCCCAGTTGGTGGGCCCCAGCGGCGAGGTGGTGGGGGTCGACATGACCCCGGAGCAGTTGGCGATCGCCCGGACCCACCAGGATTTCCACGCCGGCCAGTTTGGCTTCGCCAACATGCGCTTTCTGGAAGGTCGGATTGAGCAGCTTGAGCAGCTGGATCTGGAGCCCGAAAGCTTCGATGTGGTGATCTCCAACTGCGTGGTGAATCTCTCCACCGACAAATTGGCGGTGTTGGCCGGGGTGCGCCGGCTGCTCAAGCCCGGCGGGGAGTTTTATTTCGCCGACGTCTATGCCGACCGCCGCGTACCTGGGCCCCTTCAGCAGGATCCTGTGCTCTACGGCGAGTGCCTCAGTGGCGCCCTCTACTGGAACGATTTCCTGCGCTTGGCCCGCCAGGCCGGCTTCCCTGATCCGCGGCTAGTTGCCGATCGTCCCCTGGCGATCAACGATCCCGAGCTGCAGGCCAAGACCGGCCTGTTGAACTTTTTTTCAGCCACCTACAGGCTGTTTCGAATTGAAGGGCTGGAGGATGCCTGTGAAGACCACGGCCAGGCGGTGATCTACCGGGGCAGCCTGCCCGACCAGCCCCACCAGCTGGCCTTCGACAAGCACCATCTGATCGATGCAGACCGGGTGTTCCCGGTCTGCGGCAACACCTTCCGCATGCTCCAGGAGAGCCGTTTGGCACCCCACTTCAGTTTCATTGGCGATGCCTCGCGCCATTTCGGCCTGTTTCCCGGTTGCGGCGGCAGCATGCCCTTTGATTCGACAGCTGCTGGGGCTGGGGCTGCTGCTGACGCCGGCGCATGTTGCTAA
- a CDS encoding translesion error-prone DNA polymerase V autoproteolytic subunit: MISADLVLLGPPLEELEELLLPLATETVSAGFPSPAADYVDGSIDLNVALMPHPSSTFFMRVDGEAMRAEGIHHGDLLVIDRSVVPVAGSTVVAVHQGEFLLRRLEGGTSRWRLEAADGHTAPIALQGEDPDLLIWGVVIHAVHHLLPHR, from the coding sequence GTGATCTCTGCTGACCTGGTGCTCCTGGGGCCGCCGCTGGAGGAGCTGGAGGAGCTGCTCTTGCCCCTGGCCACGGAGACGGTGTCGGCGGGATTTCCCAGCCCGGCGGCCGACTATGTGGACGGCTCGATCGATCTGAATGTGGCGCTGATGCCGCACCCCAGCTCCACCTTTTTCATGCGGGTGGATGGGGAGGCGATGCGGGCGGAGGGGATTCACCATGGCGACCTGCTGGTGATTGACCGCAGCGTGGTGCCCGTGGCTGGATCCACCGTGGTGGCGGTGCACCAGGGGGAATTTTTGTTGCGTCGGCTGGAGGGTGGCACCTCCCGCTGGCGGCTGGAGGCCGCCGATGGCCACACCGCGCCGATTGCCCTGCAGGGAGAAGACCCCGACCTCCTGATCTGGGGCGTGGTGATCCACGCGGTGCATCACCTGCTGCCCCACCGCTAG
- a CDS encoding SgcJ/EcaC family oxidoreductase: protein MATGIWPAERLHRYWGGSEHGQRQLAHPAPSRRLASWLAALLLTGFFVCLFSPPALALEIQALPQAAVSCAPISAGQLDAWFENWNQALHSGDGAAVAQLYGQDALLLPTLSAQNRANPEGIGAYFDQFLKRHPDATVTSHSVLLGCNQAVDAGSYRFELHNPEETVEARFTFVYGFDGQNWRIEHHHSSLLPS, encoded by the coding sequence GTGGCAACAGGAATTTGGCCTGCAGAAAGGCTGCATCGATATTGGGGTGGAAGTGAGCACGGCCAGCGGCAGCTGGCGCACCCTGCGCCATCCCGGCGGCTCGCCAGCTGGTTAGCGGCCCTACTTCTGACCGGCTTCTTCGTCTGCCTGTTCAGCCCCCCTGCCCTAGCCCTTGAGATCCAGGCCCTGCCCCAGGCAGCCGTCAGTTGCGCCCCAATCTCAGCCGGCCAGCTAGATGCCTGGTTTGAAAATTGGAACCAGGCCCTGCACAGCGGCGATGGGGCGGCCGTGGCCCAGCTCTACGGCCAAGATGCCCTATTGCTGCCGACCCTATCGGCCCAAAACCGGGCCAATCCGGAGGGAATCGGCGCCTATTTCGACCAGTTCCTCAAACGCCATCCGGATGCCACGGTTACCAGCCACAGCGTTTTGCTCGGCTGCAACCAGGCCGTGGATGCGGGCAGCTATCGCTTCGAGCTGCACAACCCCGAGGAAACGGTGGAGGCCCGCTTCACCTTTGTCTACGGATTTGATGGGCAGAATTGGCGCATAGAGCACCACCACTCCTCATTACTGCCGAGCTGA